A genomic segment from Diospyros lotus cultivar Yz01 chromosome 5, ASM1463336v1, whole genome shotgun sequence encodes:
- the LOC127802247 gene encoding uncharacterized protein LOC127802247: MSPFEASYGYKPPILPAIGGQATTASIKEYLQQRRVVLKQLKQELTSAQNRMKQYADQRRSDRELEVGEKVYLQLRHPHLRSITQGSNTKLTPQYFGSFPIIAKVGKVAYQLQLPEGSRIHPIFHVSLLKRSSSKKQVNLELPSLPKEKERVEEPKAILDRRVIYNHGVPLIQVLVKWQQRDKGSNT, translated from the coding sequence ATGTCTCCATTTGAAGCCAGTTACGGTTATAAGCCCCCTATATTACCAGCTATAGGAGGACAGGCTACAACTGCTTCAATAAAGGAGTATTTGCAGCAAAGGAGGGTGGTACTTAAACAGCTGAAACAAGAATTGACCTCTGCCCAAAATAGAATGAAGCAGTATGCAGACCAGAGGAGAAGTGACAGAGAGTTGGAAGTTGGGGAGAAAGTTTATCTGCAACTGAGACACCCTCATTTGAGGTCCATTACTCAAGGATCAAATACGAAATTGACTCCCCAGTATTTTGGTTCATTCCCTATCATAGCTAAAGTTGGAAAGGTAGCCTATCAATTGCAGCTTCCAGAGGGATCACGAATTCATCCCATCTTCCATGTGTCTCTCTTAAAAAGGTCATCAAGCAAGAAGCAAGTCAATCTCGAACTACCATCATTGCCTAAGGAAAAGGAAAGGGTTGAAGAACCAAAAGCAATATTGGACCGGAGAGTGATCTATAACCATGGGGTCCCTCTCATTCAGGTGTTGGTCAAGTGGCAGCAAAGGGACAAAGGAAGTAACACCTAA
- the LOC127801595 gene encoding uncharacterized protein LOC127801595: MSSPNRSTMIVASDSSDQSRAHKENSNMNSLQPPLVPTQNSSYGSVAILWDIENCPVPSDVRPEDVAGNIRMALRVHPVIKGAVTMFSAYGDFNAFPRRLREGCQRTGVKLIDVPNGRKDAADKAILVDMFLFALDNRPPSSIMLISGDVDFAPALHILGQRGYTVILVIPSGVGVSSALSNAGRFVWDWPSVARGEGFVPPRRDLIPPRGNPAEIAGYLMECHLYDNPDGQNEEEAIVYGGISQNVFNSRGFSMISRSLSEYNNTSITMPCFPSTLRSLSLPSGLNEVTEGSAASRNQNDLIWVQPGDLNGLKVQLVKLLELSGGCLPLTRVPAEYQKIFGRPLYMSEYGAPKLVNLLKKMSDTIVVDGKGQKKLVWLRNLRPGPSAPPLTLAKKDTKGKGSQEDNNIAGAGSSDEFSDEERVVVEECDEQIGIEKIAPRMASRYDTGDPSLEQFKHELQEILVSYSCRIFLGSFEAIYQQRYKRPLDYKRFGVKKLEELLDRVRDIVVLHEEPGSNRKFLVTAGG; the protein is encoded by the coding sequence ATGTCTAGTCCCAACAGATCAACTATGATAGTGGCTTCTGATTCTTCAGATCAAAGTAGAGCACATAAGGAAAACTCAAACATGAATTCCCTGCAACCACCTTTGGTGCCGACCCAAAATTCCTCATATGGTTCTGTGGCTATTCTTTGGGACATTGAGAACTGTCCTGTTCCAAGTGATGTACGCCCTGAAGATGTAGCTGGCAACATCAGAATGGCTTTGCGGGTCCATCCTGTAATCAAGGGAGCCGTGACAATGTTCTCTGCATATGGGGATTTTAATGCCTTCCCTAGGCGACTGAGGGAAGGTTGCCAGAGAACTGGTGTAAAGCTTATAGATGTGCCAAATGGAAGAAAGGATGCTGCAGACAAGGCCATATTGGTTGACATGTTTCTTTTTGCTCTTGACAATCGCCCACCATCTTCCATCATGCTGATATCAGGGGATGTTGATTTTGCTCCAGCACTGCATATACTTGGTCAACGTGGGTATACTGTGATTCTGGTGATTCCTTCTGGTGTGGGTGTTTCATCTGCCCTCAGTAATGCTGGTAGGTTTGTATGGGACTGGCCTAGTGTGGCTCGTGGAGAAGGCTTTGTGCCTCCTCGTAGAGATTTAATCCCCCCTCGGGGAAATCCAGCTGAGATTGCTGGGTATCTTATGGAGTGCCACTTATATGATAACCCTGATGGTCAGAATGAAGAGGAAGCAATTGTTTACGGAGGGATCTCACAAAATGTTTTCAACTCAAGGGGTTTCTCAATGATATCACGGTCTTTATCTGAGTATAATAATACTTCAATAACTATGCCCTGTTTTCCATCAACTTTAAGGTCGTTAAGCCTTCCATCTGGTTTGAATGAAGTTACGGAAGGATCAGCTGCTTCTCGTAACCAGAACGATTTGATTTGGGTACAACCTGGAGATTTAAATGGCTTGAAGGTACAGCTGGTTAAGCTTCTTGAATTGTCTGGGGGATGTCTGCCTCTTACCCGTGTTCCTGCTGAGTACCAGAAAATATTTGGGAGGCCTCTTTACATGTCAGAATATGGTGCGCCTAAGCTTGTGAATCTTCTCAAGAAGATGTCCGACACAATAGTCGTAGATGGAAAAGGCCAAAAGAAGCTTGTCTGGCTCCGGAATTTAAGACCTGGACCAAGTGCACCCCCACTAACTCTGGCAAAGAAGGATACAAAAGGGAAGGGGAGTCAGGAAGATAATAATATAGCAGGTGCTGGTTCTTCAGATGAGTTCTCCGATGAAGAGAGGGTAGTCGTAGAGGAATGTGATGAGCAGATAGGCATAGAGAAGATTGCTCCGAGAATGGCATCTAGATATGATACTGGTGACCCAAGTCTTGAACAGTTCAAGCATGAGCTGCAGGAGATTCTAGTAAGTTACTCTTGTCGGATTTTCCTTGGTTCCTTTGAGGCTATATATCAACAACGGTACAAGAGGCCACTGGATTACAAGAGGTTTGGTGTGAAGAAGCTGGAGGAGTTATTGGACAGGGTGAGAGATATTGTGGTTTTGCATGAGGAACCAGGAAGCAACAGGAAGTTTCTGGTCACTGCTGGTGGCTAG